The Paracoccus sp. MBLB3053 genome contains the following window.
TCACGAATAGCGAGGATGGCCACCGGACCGCCCGCGACCTGATCGCCAAGGGAATCGAGATTGCCGCCGTGATCGACACGCGGCCGGATTCCGCTTCACGCGACTACCGGGTCATCACCGCGGGCAAGGTCACCGACAGCAAGGGGCGCCTTGGCCTTACCCGTATCGCGGTCGAGGCAGATGGCCGGACGGAGTGGCTGGAATGCGGCGCGCTCGGTATCGCAGGCGGCTGGAACCCGAACATCCAGATTGCCTCGCACCATCGCGGCCGGCCGGTCTGGAACGAGACGGTGCAGGCCTTCGTCGCCGGTGAAGGCGGCCCTGCGGGCCTGATCCCGGCGGGCGCTGCGGCGGGCATGGGCTCGGCTGCGCAGGCGCTGAATTCTGGGGCGGCAGCAGCCGTCACCGCGCTGGACGAGATCGGGATAAAGGCCCATCTGCCCGACCTGCCCGAGACAGAGGACTCTGCCGCGAACCTGCGTCCCTTCTGGCACGTGCCGGGGAACTCCCGCGCATGGGTCGATTTCCAGAACGACGTGACGGTCAAGGACATCAAGCTGGCGCATCAGGAAAACATGCGGCCTGTCGAACATCTCAAGCGGTGGACCACGCTTGGCATGGCGACGGATCAGGGCAAGACCGCGAATGTCACGGCCATGGCCATAATGTCGGAACTGACCGGCCAGTCGATCCAGGCGACCGGCACGACGGTCTTCCGCCCGCCCTATACGCCGGTTTCGCTTTCGGTTCTGGGCGGCGGCGATACCGGGCCGCATTTCCGCCCGCGCCGGCTGACCCCCAGCCATGAATGGGCCAAGGCGCAGGGCGCGGCCTTCATCGAGGTAGGGCAATGGATGCGCGCGCAATATTTCCCCCTTTCGGGCGAGACGAGCTGGCGCGAAACCGTTGACCGCGAAGTGCTCGCCACCCGCAAGGGCGTCGGCATCTGCGACGTGACCACCTTGGGCAAGATCGACGTACAGGGCGCGGATGCGGCGGAATTTCTCGACCGGGTCTATGCCAATGCGATGAAAAGCCTGAAAACGGGGATGGTCCGCTATGGCCTGATGCTGCGCGAGGACGGTTTCGCCTGGGATGACGGCACATGCGCCCGACTGGGTGAAACGCATTACGTCGTCACGACCACGACCGCAAACGCGGGCACGGTCTATCGCCATATGGAGTTCTGTCGCCAATGCCTCTGGCCCGAACTCGACGTGCAACTGATCTCGACAACGGATGCCTGGGCGCAGTTATCGGTCGCGGGACCGAATGCCCGCAAGCTGCTCGCGCGCGTGGTGGACGGGTTTGACCTCTCGAATGAGGCCTTTCCCTTCATGGCCTGCGCCAGTCTCACAGTCTGCGGCGGACTTCGGGCGCGGCTCTTCCGGATCTCCTTCTCGGGCGAGCTGGCCTATGAAGTCGCCGTCCCGGCCCGCTATGGCAATGCGCTGATCGCGCGGCTGGTGCAGGTCGGCGCGGATCTTGGCGCCACCCCCTATGGGACCGAGGCACTTGGCGTCTTGCGCATCGAAAAGGGTCATGCGGCGGGGAATGAACTGAACGGCCAGAGCACCGCGCAGATGCTGGGCATGGGCCGGATGATCTCGGGCAAGAAGGATTCCATCGGCGCGGTGATGTCGCGCCGCGAGGGGCTTCGGGCCGAGGCCCGCGTCCTGGTCGGCCTAGAGCCAGTCGATCCCGCCGAGCCCGTCGTCGCGGGCTCGCATCTCTTTTCCGAAGGCAGCGCCCAGAACACCTGGACGGATCAAGGCTGGATCACCTCGGCCTGTCATTCGCCTCATGTGGGAAGCGCGATTGGCCTTGCCTTCCTTGAAAATGGCGAGTCACGACAGGGTGAAGTGATCGTCGCGGCCAATCCGCTGCAGGGGCAAAGCGTGCGCATGCGCGTCGTCTCGCCTCATTTCGTAGATCCCGAAGGAGAACGTGTGCGTGACTGATCTCGCCCCCATCTGCGCTCTTGGATCGGCAAAGGCGGCGATGCACCGCATCGGCTCGCTTTCGATCCGCGAGGACGCGACGCTCGGCCTTGCCTCGTTGGCGCTGCGGCAGGACGCATCGCCCCCGCAGCTGGGTCTCGAATTGCCCGGCCCGGGTGGCTGGACCGAAAGCGAGGGCGTCGCGGCCTTCTGGACTGGCCCCGAGCAATGGATGATCGAATATCCCGGCCGTGCTGCCGAGGATGTCGCGTCCCTGCTGGCCGCCCGCGCGCCGGGATGTTCGGTGACCGAACAGACAGACGGCTTCGTGGCCTTCGAGATCGAGGGGCCGGCCCGCAGTCTGGTTGCGCTGACGGAAAAGCTGGTCAATATCGATCCCCGGCGCTTCGCCCCGGGCGCTGCAACCCGCACCGGCTTTCATCACATGAGCGTCTACGTCATCCGCCGCGCCGAGACCCGCATGGCGATCCTCGGCATGCGCTCCGCCGCGGGCTCTCTCTGGCACGGGCTGACCGAGGCGGCCGAACGGCTGGAGGAAGTGGCGTGACCCTGGACCAGATCGGGACGGCAGAACTGATTGATGGCAAGGCCTTTGCGGCTCGGATTCGGGGCGATGTCGCGTCGGGCGTGGCGCGTCTGAAGGGGCAGGGGATCGTGCCGGGCCTTGCCGTGGTGCTTGTGGGCGAGGACCCGGCCTCGGAGGTCTATGTCCGGAACAAGGGCATCCAGACCCGCGAGGCGGGGATGAATTCCTGGGAACACAAGCTCCCGGCCGAGACCACGCAGGATGCCTTGATGGCGAAGGTGGCCGATCTCAATGCCGATCCGGCGGTGCACGGGATCCTGGTGCAGCTGCCGCTGCCGGGCCATCTTGATGCCGATGCGGTGATCAACGCGATCGCGCCGGGCAAGGATGTGGACGGGTTCCATGTCCTGAACGTGGGGCTTCTCGGCACCGGGCAGAAATCGATGGTGCCCTGCACGCCGCTGGGCTGCCTGATGATGCTGCGCGACCGGCTGGGCGATCTTTCCGGGCTGAACGCGGTCGTGGTCGGGCGCTCGAACATCGTCGGCAAGCCGATGGCGCAGCTGCTTTTGGGTGACAGCTGCACGGTGACGATCGCCCATAGCCGCACCAAGGATCTGGCCGAACTCTGCCGCCGCGCGGATATCCTGGTCGCGGCGGTGGGGCGCCCGCGGATGATCCCCGGCGACTGGATCAAGCCCGGCGCGACCGTGATCGACGTCGGCATCAACCGCATCGAGGAAGACGGCCGCACCCGGCTGGTCGGCGATGTGGACTTCGACAGTGCGGCCAGGGTCGCGGGCGCGATCACCCCGGTGCCGGGCGGTGTCGGGCCGATGACCATCGCCTGCCTTCTGGCCAATACGCTGACCGCCTGCTGCCGGGCGAATGGCCTGCCCGAACCCGAGGGCCTGACGGCCTGAGAATGACCGCCCGGGGATGATCGCCCCAGGCATGATCGCCCCAGGGATGACCGCCCCCCGAGCGCCGATCCTTGTGCCCGGGGGCGTCGCCCCCCGCCCGGCGCGGCCCTCGATGGGGCGCGCAGGGCGCCCTCCTCCCCGGCGGGGGAATGAACCAGGCAAAGGCGAAGACCCGCCTGCGCGCGAAAGACAGTGGAGACCCGGATGACGAAATACTGCCTGACTGTCACCTGCCCCTCGACGCGGGGCATCGTGGCGGCGATCTCGACCTATCTTGCCGGCCAGGGCTGCAACATCACCGACAGCTCGCAATTCGACGATGCCGAGACCGGGCGCTTCTTCATGCGGGTCAGCTTCGTCTCGGAAGCGGGCACCGGGCTCGAGCAGCTGACCCAGGGCCTCGACGAGGCCGCCCGCGCCTTCGGCATGAGCTATGCCTTCCATGACGAGACCGAGAAGATGAAGGTCATCATCATGGTCTCGCGCTTCGGCCATTGCCTGAACGACCTGCTCTATCGCTGGCGCATCGGCGCCCTGCCGATCGACATCGTGGCGGTGATCTCGAACCACATGGATTACCAGAAGGTGGTGGTGAACCACGACATTCCCTTCCACTGCATCAAGGTGACCCGCGAGAACAAGCCCGAGGCCGAGGCCCGGATCATGGCCCTGGTCGAGGAAACCGGGGCCGAGCTGATCGTGCTGGCGCGCTACATGCAGGTGCTCTCGGACGAGATGTGCCGCAAGATGTCGGGCCGGATCATCAACATCCACCATTCGTTCCTGCCCAGCTTCAAGGGCGCCAATCCCTACAAGCAGGCCTTCGAGCGCGGCGTGAAGCTGATCGGCGCGACCAGCCATTACGTCACCGGCGATCTCGACGAGGGCCCGATCATCGAGCAGGACATCATCCGCGTCACCCATGCCCAGTCGCCCGAGGACTATGTCTCGCTCGGCCGCGACGTCGAAAGCCAGGTCCTCGCCCGCGCCATCCACGCCCATATCCACCGCCGCGCATTCCTCAACGGAAACAAGACCGTCGTCTTCCCCGCATCCCCAGGTTCATACGCCAGCGAAAGAATGGGCTGAGCGGAGGTTGAATGGGGGTGGGCTGGCCCTGCCCCCGATCCGAATCCGCGATTGTTCGGCCGCCACCGAGCCTGTATGTTTCTTCACAGGAAATACAGGAATGCAGAATGGCCGAGAACGCCG
Protein-coding sequences here:
- a CDS encoding sarcosine oxidase subunit alpha family protein, whose amino-acid sequence is MTRLSGGLIDRGRKLNFTFDGRTYTGHAGDTLASALLANDVRLMARSFKYHRPRGVFSAGSEEPSALVTLNSAARREPNSRATVVELFDGLEAHSQNRVGSLGFDLMAVNDLMSPFFAAGFYYKTFMWPRAFWEKLYEPAIRRAAGLGALSCEPDPDSYDAGFLHCDLLVIGGGAAGLAAALTAARSGAQVILADEDFRLGGRLLAESAPLDRPASEWIAGLEAEFESLPNLRILRRTTVWGAFDHGIYGAVERVSENLADPAKRVRQTLWRITAKRAILATGATERHIPFANNDRPGIMLSGAMRAYANRWAACPAKRVAIFTNSEDGHRTARDLIAKGIEIAAVIDTRPDSASRDYRVITAGKVTDSKGRLGLTRIAVEADGRTEWLECGALGIAGGWNPNIQIASHHRGRPVWNETVQAFVAGEGGPAGLIPAGAAAGMGSAAQALNSGAAAAVTALDEIGIKAHLPDLPETEDSAANLRPFWHVPGNSRAWVDFQNDVTVKDIKLAHQENMRPVEHLKRWTTLGMATDQGKTANVTAMAIMSELTGQSIQATGTTVFRPPYTPVSLSVLGGGDTGPHFRPRRLTPSHEWAKAQGAAFIEVGQWMRAQYFPLSGETSWRETVDREVLATRKGVGICDVTTLGKIDVQGADAAEFLDRVYANAMKSLKTGMVRYGLMLREDGFAWDDGTCARLGETHYVVTTTTANAGTVYRHMEFCRQCLWPELDVQLISTTDAWAQLSVAGPNARKLLARVVDGFDLSNEAFPFMACASLTVCGGLRARLFRISFSGELAYEVAVPARYGNALIARLVQVGADLGATPYGTEALGVLRIEKGHAAGNELNGQSTAQMLGMGRMISGKKDSIGAVMSRREGLRAEARVLVGLEPVDPAEPVVAGSHLFSEGSAQNTWTDQGWITSACHSPHVGSAIGLAFLENGESRQGEVIVAANPLQGQSVRMRVVSPHFVDPEGERVRD
- a CDS encoding sarcosine oxidase subunit gamma yields the protein MTDLAPICALGSAKAAMHRIGSLSIREDATLGLASLALRQDASPPQLGLELPGPGGWTESEGVAAFWTGPEQWMIEYPGRAAEDVASLLAARAPGCSVTEQTDGFVAFEIEGPARSLVALTEKLVNIDPRRFAPGAATRTGFHHMSVYVIRRAETRMAILGMRSAAGSLWHGLTEAAERLEEVA
- the folD gene encoding bifunctional methylenetetrahydrofolate dehydrogenase/methenyltetrahydrofolate cyclohydrolase FolD, producing MDQIGTAELIDGKAFAARIRGDVASGVARLKGQGIVPGLAVVLVGEDPASEVYVRNKGIQTREAGMNSWEHKLPAETTQDALMAKVADLNADPAVHGILVQLPLPGHLDADAVINAIAPGKDVDGFHVLNVGLLGTGQKSMVPCTPLGCLMMLRDRLGDLSGLNAVVVGRSNIVGKPMAQLLLGDSCTVTIAHSRTKDLAELCRRADILVAAVGRPRMIPGDWIKPGATVIDVGINRIEEDGRTRLVGDVDFDSAARVAGAITPVPGGVGPMTIACLLANTLTACCRANGLPEPEGLTA
- the purU gene encoding formyltetrahydrofolate deformylase, which translates into the protein MTKYCLTVTCPSTRGIVAAISTYLAGQGCNITDSSQFDDAETGRFFMRVSFVSEAGTGLEQLTQGLDEAARAFGMSYAFHDETEKMKVIIMVSRFGHCLNDLLYRWRIGALPIDIVAVISNHMDYQKVVVNHDIPFHCIKVTRENKPEAEARIMALVEETGAELIVLARYMQVLSDEMCRKMSGRIINIHHSFLPSFKGANPYKQAFERGVKLIGATSHYVTGDLDEGPIIEQDIIRVTHAQSPEDYVSLGRDVESQVLARAIHAHIHRRAFLNGNKTVVFPASPGSYASERMG